The genome window CATCGACATGCGCCCGCCCGGGCAAACAGAACTCCAGAATATCCTGCCGCCCCTCCGGCGTGCCCAGCTGCTCCAGCCCGAACAGTCGCACGCTCTCCGGGAAAGCCGCCACCAGGTCGTCGACGCGCGCATAATAGGTGTCGTAGTAACGCGCCACATAGGCCTCCAGCCCGCTGCTGCGCGGCAGATCGAAGCTGGGAAAGTTCTTGTCCCACACCGCGTCACGCACCCAGCGACGGTCCGACGCCGACGCCCAGTGATTGCGCACCCGCTTGCGGTTCAACGGCCACAGCGGCTGTTTCCCGAGCCCTTGAGACATCTTGACCACGAAGCTGGCGATGGTCTCCTCCCGCGCCCGCTTCAGCACCGGAAACCGCGCGCCCGGCGCCCGGTCGAGGATGTATTCAACGTAGGGAAGGTAATAGCTCGCCACGTCCCCGAGCGCGTTCAAAGGTGCGAGGGAGCGAAACCGCTCCAGCGTGTCTTCCTGCCGGTGATAGATGCGGTCGACCGAGAGCAACCGCTCATCGCCGTGCAGCGCCGCATGAAAGTCGCGCAGCAGAGACC of Oceanicola sp. 502str15 contains these proteins:
- a CDS encoding sulfotransferase: MVFGLGSGRSGTTSLAELLNHQPGMCCFHEMAPSTFAWEGAEEAVGSLLRDFHAALHGDERLLSVDRIYHRQEDTLERFRSLAPLNALGDVASYYLPYVEYILDRAPGARFPVLKRAREETIASFVVKMSQGLGKQPLWPLNRKRVRNHWASASDRRWVRDAVWDKNFPSFDLPRSSGLEAYVARYYDTYYARVDDLVAAFPESVRLFGLEQLGTPEGRQDILEFCLPGRAHVDVDVHSNKG